A genomic region of Halichondria panicea chromosome 5, odHalPani1.1, whole genome shotgun sequence contains the following coding sequences:
- the LOC135336219 gene encoding solute carrier family 25 member 44-like translates to MDKLQNGQMIEWDDLDKKRYYVIGPSLFLFVRAFIYPFTFIKTRLFMQPQHTIYNGTFDAFRKVIKYEGILGLYKGFNVSILGLAAGQMYITTYELTRSRLVGYSTEVKGLIAGATATCVGQTVTVPIDILSQHLMMEGQVTTATTRPRAPYVLVKNTDYIIPEQKVRFRSAVTIAREIFEREGLRGFYRGYGMSLLTYAPNSGLWWSFYGGTFRLNVEHGLTDVFPVAVVQAYCGVVSAIAASILTNPLDVVRTRYQLAARDSSLMSTVQRLWQEEGVAFFRKGLSARIWSTAPTSAILVVSYEWVKRMSLKTNS, encoded by the exons ATGGATAAACTACAAAATGGTCAGATGATCGAATGGGACGATCTCGATAAGAAACGTTACTATGTGATTGGTCCGAGTCTATTCCTGTTTGTCCGAGCCTTCATCTACCCATTCACATTCATAAAGACACGACTGTTCATGCAGCCCCAACACACCATCTACAACGGTACTTTCGATGCATTCAGAAAAGTTATAAAATACGAAGGCATTCTCGGGTTATATAAAGGCTTTAATGTGAGCATTTTAGGATTAGCCGCGGGGCAAATGTATATCACCACATACGAACTAACTAGAAGCCGATTGGTAGGATATTCtacagaggtcaaaggtctaATAGCGGGAGCTACGGCTACGTGTGTTGGACAGACCGTGACTGTACCGATCGATATACTCTCACAGCACCTCATGATGGAGGGTCAGGTCACCACGGCAACAACGAGGCCAAGAGCACCGTACGTCCTAGTCAAAAATACTGATTATATAATACCTGAACAAAAGGTTCGATTTCGAAGTGCAGTGACGATTGCTCGTGAGATATTTGAGAGAGAAGGACTTCGTGGGTTTTATCGAGGCTATGGTATGAGTCTGCTAACATATGCTCCCAATAGTGGACTATGGTGGTCCTTCTATGGTGGGACTTTCAGGCTGAATGTGGAGCATGGGTTGACAGATGTGTTCCCAGTGGCTGTGGTGCAGGCGTATTGTGGAGTGGTCTCGGCTATTGCAGCTAGCATCCTCACCAACCCTCTGGACGTGGTCAGGACAAGGTATCAG ctTGCAGCTCGTGACTCCTCACTGATGTCCACTGTGCAGCGGCTCTGGCAGGAAGAGGGTGTGGCTTTCTTTCGTAAGGGGCTGAGTGCACGGATATGGTCCACTGCTCCCACCTCGGCTATACTAGTAGTCAGTTATGAATGGGTCAAAAGAATGAGCCTAAAAACGAATTCTTAG
- the LOC135336215 gene encoding uncharacterized protein LOC135336215 — translation MISSLLLVLSFLVLLGCTLSVAMDPVHMIMTDETNAENNVNGCLYTFSVNGNMSVTKFNALTNQATVEEFILSNNHTAIILTSDGSGQGPLTNDKSNTELLYAVLHNYAYIVMDTRVLVVNLNTSNPPYLSYDTLEVGHKPNTIKAFTINGDTFVTVTYVTPELREYLRRFRKYDNSVWGYHGGIVLVVTPNWYNLTLLSNTLIYKATDSLSNYVDTIWVAVAQEWYIYTQDLIDGTTRTFSTPEPCNTIQRLVYSQHRQRMLVQCKEATVFFDARAKEFYKLWSDVVGTVYIAEGGGYGAVVDQSGTVLTLLHLHGNYQSLSLKVRGEVQNVVFVDAGSHLHYICYVELLNESYGVDCIQIEQFFHQNSTDYSTNLIGYSSDCPTFYSQKHVLIIEQTNCASDETCSPSLRVFDMLTLTNTHNVTGVDAAFITFKALKTNPPTEVPSTTADTTAHAPTTTTPPSAPTTTITPPQTPTTTAAAPSNSELFMQCSMELEYSRMEYHTLLLTTVTLCCVFSLALLMAVLVLVIIIVRVKTTSHKEEKPPTLTDVKHSDI, via the exons ATGATCAGCTCACTGCTATTAGTGCTGAGCTTCCTGGTTCTGCTGGGGTGCACACTAAGTGTTGCCATGGATCCAGTGCACATGATCATGACCGATGAAACAAATGCAGAAA ACAATGTCAATGGCTGCTTGTACACATTCTCCGTCAATGGAAACATGTCGGTTACAAAGTTCAATGCACTAACGAATCAAGCTACTGTAGAAGAATTCATACTATCTAACAATCACACGGCCATTATTCTGACCAGCGATGGCTCTGGTCAGGGCCCACTGACAAATGACAAATCAAACACTGAACTATTATACGCTGTGCTACACAACTATGCCTACATTGTCATGGATACCAGAGTACTAGTGGTCAACCTGAACACCTCCAATCCTCCGTACCTTTCCTATGACACACTGGAAGTGGGTCACAAGCCCAACACAATTAAAGCATTCACAATCAATGGTGATACGTTTGTCACTGTAACATACGTCACACCGGAACTAAGAGAATATCTGAGGAGATTTAGGAAATATGACAACAGTGTTTGGGGCTATCACGGAGGGATTGTGTTAGTGGTGACTCCCAACTGGTACAACCTCACCCTACTGAGTAACACGCTCATCTATAAAGCTACTGACTCTCTGAGTAACTACGTCGATACTATTTGGGTAGCCGTTGCACAAGAATGGTATATTTATACCCAAGATCTTATTGATGGAACAACGCGCACATTCTCAACACCCGAACCTTGCAATACAATACAGAGACTAGTCTACAGCCAGCACAGACAGAGGATGCTAGTGCAGTGTAAAGAGGCTACTGTCTTCTTTGATGCTCGAGCGAAAGAATTCTATAAACTATGGTCTGATGTGGTGGGTACTGTATACATAGCCGAGGGTGGTGGTTatggagccgtggtggaccaaTCAGGGACAGTCCTCACACTATTGCACTTACACGGTAATTATCAATCGTTGTCTCTTAAAGTGAGAGGAGAGGTGCAAAATGTTGTGTTTGTCGATGCTGGCTCTCATTTACACTACATTTGTTATGTGGAGCTACTCAATGAATCGTATGGTGTGGATTGCATTCAAATTGAACAGTTTTTTCATCAAAATTCGACTGATTATTCTACTAATTTGATTGGCTATTCCAGTGATTGCCCTACATTCTACAGTCAAAAACATGTCCTCATAATCGAACAAACCAACTGTGCCAGTGATGAAACATGTTCACCATCACTACGAGTGTTTGATATGCTCACACTCACCAACACGCACAATGTCACTGGAGTTGATGCGGCCTTTATAACATTCAAAGCTCTGAAAACGAACCCACCCACTGAGGTCCCTAGTACCACTGCAGATACTACCGCCCACGCCCCCACTACTACCACACCCCCATCCGCCCCCACAACCACCATAACGCCTCCACAAACACCAACCACTACAGCAGCCGCCCCCTCAAACAGTGAACTGTTCATGCAATGTTCAATGGAACTAGAATACTCTAGAATGGAGTACCACACGTTGCTATTGACTACAGTTACACTGTGCTGTGTCTTCTCTCTGGCCCTGCTAATGGCTGTCCTAGTATTGGTCATTATTATCGTACGTGTCAAGACTACAAGCCATAAAGAAGAGAAACCTCCAACCCTCACTGACGTTAAACACTCGGACATTTAg